CCCCGGAGCGACAGGCCGCTCGGCACAACTTTAAGGCCGTAGGGCCCCTCGTACATCGCATCGCGGATCAGCGCCTCCCCTGCCAGAACCTCATGGAGCGTGACCGGCGTCTCTGCGAGCCCCAGCACCAGCCCGAGGTTGGCCATGCCTATGTCCATATCAATGATGCAGGTCTCCCTGCCATGCTGAGCCAGCGCTGTCCCCAGATTTGCGGTGACGGTCGTCTTCCCGGTTCCGCCTTTCCCTGAGGCGATGGTGTAGGCCCTGATCATCTAAAACCGTCTCAAGGATAGATCGTAGTTGTTAAATTTATACTTATTTGTTTGACTCTCTCTCTAGCGAGACGTAAATTCGTTTTTAAAACCGTGAGGCGTCCTTTACCGGACAAAATCGGGGAATAAGCGTCTGAAGTTGTCTCCACTGTTCGATTCCGTGAAGATGCCCCCGGGCCTTTTAGTTCTGCAGCGGAAGTGTCTCCTGTCTTAGGGGCGGCAATAGCCCGGTGAGCGTTGAGAAAAGCGGGGTAAAAAAGGTCTGGAGCAATACTGATTCGATATTCATATATGATGCGACGCAAATATTTTAGTGAGATTATACCGGGGTTAATCAGATGAGTGGTCGTCCTTTCATGGAAGAGAATGCCCCGAGATACGTCGATGAGATCCGATCCGTCGCCGGTGTCGCTGCATGTGCTCTCGTATCTGATGAGGGCAGGATCATGGGTAAGTACTTCCGGGAAGGGAATCTTTCGTCGTCTCTATTTGCAGCAATGTGCGCAACGGTCCTTGCATCGGCGGAGGCAGCTTGCGGCAGTGCCAATATAGAGCGACCGTCCATGGTCACCATCTCCGCAGCCGACGCCACGATCCTCATCGTGAGTGCCGGGGAGACTGCCCTGATCACAGCGGTAATAGAGAAGTCTGCAGATCTCTCTACAGTACAGAGACAGTTATTGGATATAGCAGTCAGAATCGGAGAGGAGGCATAATGTACACAATACTGATTGTCGATGATAGCCCCATGATCGTCGACGTTTTTGTTACTATGCTGGAGCGTGGTGGGTATAGGCCGATCACCGCCTTTAGCGGCGAGGAATGTCTGAAGGTCCTGAATACGACCCCTCCGGATCTGGTTCTTCTGGATATCATGATGGAGCCGATGGACGGCTGGGAAACGCTTGGGAAGATCAAGACCAATCCTGAGACGCGGGATATCCCTGTCCTCATGCTGACGGCGAAACCCCTCACCCCTGAGGAGGCCAACGAATATGGCACCTACATCGAGGACTATATCCTCAAACCCACCACCCACCACCAGCTCTATGAGGCCATAGAGCATGTGCTGGCACGCCGGCACTCCATCGCTGCCGATATCAAGCGTGCGCGCGAGGCCGGCGTGGACCCCGGGATCGTCGACGAGTATGAGCGCCTCTCCAAAAGCGTCGATATCAACAGGCGCCTCCTGAAGATCCTGGAGACTACCTACAGCATCAAGGACGCCCGGGCGGGAATGGGTGAGGACATCACCAGGGCCATAAAGAGCATGGCGGCGAGCATCAGGCTCCAGGAAGAGCGCCTGAATCAGGTCCGGACCCAGTTTGCAG
The genomic region above belongs to Methanoculleus oceani and contains:
- a CDS encoding roadblock/LC7 domain-containing protein; the encoded protein is MEENAPRYVDEIRSVAGVAACALVSDEGRIMGKYFREGNLSSSLFAAMCATVLASAEAACGSANIERPSMVTISAADATILIVSAGETALITAVIEKSADLSTVQRQLLDIAVRIGEEA
- a CDS encoding response regulator; the protein is MYTILIVDDSPMIVDVFVTMLERGGYRPITAFSGEECLKVLNTTPPDLVLLDIMMEPMDGWETLGKIKTNPETRDIPVLMLTAKPLTPEEANEYGTYIEDYILKPTTHHQLYEAIEHVLARRHSIAADIKRAREAGVDPGIVDEYERLSKSVDINRRLLKILETTYSIKDARAGMGEDITRAIKSMAASIRLQEERLNQVRTQFADLFEVR